The genomic segment CCAGCTGGCCGACTGGTACAACGAGACCGGCAAGCCGCAGCAGTACCGCGAGGCCGCGGCCGAACTGGTGCACCTGCAGCCGCACCACCCGACCGGGTGGACGATGCGCGGCGAGGCCAAGCTCCAGACCGGCGACCGCGAGGGCGGCAAGGCCGACCTGCGCGAGGCGCTGAAGATCAGCCCGAGCTACTCCCCGGCCGCCGCGATCCTGTTCGACGCCCACCTGGCGGACGAGGAGTACCGCGACGCGCGGCAGGCGCTGGCCGTGCTCCTGGAGCACGCGGGCGGCCCCGAGGTCGCGGTCAAGCAGATCCAGTTCGCGTGCCGGGTGGACGACCCGGACACCGCGGTCCGGGCCCTGGCCGAAGTGTGCGAGGGGCCGGGCACGTCCGCGTTCCCGATCCAGGCGGCCCTGGCCGAGATGCGGGCGGCCGGCTGGGAGGAGCGCGCGGCGCGGGTGCTGCGCGAGGCGTGGGAGGGCGGCGGCCCGTTCCACCCGTGGGCGCCGCTATTTCTGGATCGAATCGGTCGACGGCCGCGACGCCGAGCCGAACGAGCGGCTGCGCGCCGTCGAGGCCGTCATCAAGGCGTACCCGAAGTTCGTACCGGGGCACGACAGCAAGGCCGAGCAACTGGCGCTGGCCGGCCGGTTCGAGGACGCGCTGGCCGCGTGCCGGCCCGGCGAAACGGGCGACCCGGCGCCGGTGGAACTCCGCAGCCGGGCGGCGTGGGTGGAGGCCAAGCGCGGGGACCGCGCGCGGGCCATCGCCCTCATGCGCCAGCTGGTGACCGAGCACCCCCAGTTCGTGACCGGCTGGCGCCAGCTGGCCGCGTGGTACGACACCACCGGCCGGCACCGCGAGTGCCTCGACGCGGCCGAGCACTTCGTCGCGCTCGAGCCGGGCCACCCGCTCGCGTACGTGTACCGCGGCGAGGCCCGGCGGGGCGTGGCCGACCGGCGCGGCGCCCTGGCCGACTTCCAGAAGGCGTTCGACCTGGACCCGACGTTCGAGGCGGCCGGCATCAACCTGATCACCGAGCAGCTCGCGACCGGGGACGTGTCCGGCGCCGCGCTCACGCTCGCCGCGCTCCAGGAGCACGCGAGCGGACCGCTGGTGGCGCTGCGGGCGGTCCAGGTGGCGTGCCGGCAGACCGATTTCGAGACCGCGATGGCCCGGTTCCGCCTGCTCGCGGCGGACCCGGAAGCGAGCCGCGACACGCTCCGCGAGGCGATGCACGCGCTGGACGCCGAGGGCTGGGCGGCCCGGCTGAACGACGAACTCAAGGGGCTGGCGTTCGCCCCCGACGCGGGGCCGGACCTGGCCGCGCTGTGGGCCGACCGCGCGGTCGCGGACGGGTCGGCGGAGGCGGTCTCCGACCGCGTGCCGGAGCTGCTCGCGCAGAACCCCGCGGCCGGGCGCGAGGTCGTCCTCGCGTACCTGTGGGCGCTGGCGGAGAGCGGCAAACCGGTGCAGGCGGTCGTTCAGAAGCACAGCGACCTGCTCCGGGCCGACGACGCGGCGTGGGCCCGGACCGGGGCGGCGCTGGTACTGGCCGGGCACCACGCGCTGGCGTCGGCGTGGCTGGCCGAGTGGCGCGACCGGGGCCGGGTGGACCCGTGGATGCTGCGCCCCCTGGTGGTCGCGTACCGCACCCTGGACCAGGACGAGCGGGCGGTGGAGGTGTGCCGGGCCGCCGTCCGGCTCGGCGGCCCAGAGGAGGTGCTGGCGGACTTCCGCGCGTGGCTCGCGCTGGACCTGGCGCTGAGCGGCCAGGCGGCCGAAGCGGAGGCGCACGGGGCGAAGATCGACACCGTGACCGCGCCCGACGGCACGCGGCTGGTCCTCGCGATGGCGGAGGCCGTCGTGATGGTCCGCCGGGCCGGGCCGGGGGCAAGTCGGGCGCGTTCAAGGAGGCCAAGGAGCACCTGAAGGCGGCCGCGGCGGCGTGCGCCCCGAAGGACGTGCCGGCCGGGGGGCGCGGGCGTACCGGCGGGTGGTGGCGTGCGTGGCGGGCGAGGCCGGGACGCTGGCCGCCCGCCTGTGGGCCGTCTGGCAGCGCGTCGCCCCGTGGGTGAAGTGATTGTGACGTTCTGCGGGGGGCCCGTTAAACTGAACGCGGACCGGCCGCTCGAACGGGGGCCGATTGTGAACGAAACGCGAACCGACGATGTGGCGGCGCCGTCCGCGCCCGCCGCCGGCACCGCTCTCAGTTCGGCCGACCGGACCGTCCGCTCCCGCGTGCCGCCGCCGCACGCCGTCGAGGCCGCGGCGACCTACCTCGCGGAACTGGACGACCTGCTCGCCCACCTCCTAGCGCACCCGAACGAGCGCTGGGTCGCGTACCGCGGCCGCGAGCGACTGGGCTTCGGTACGAGTCAGCGCATGCTGTACCTGGAGTGCGTCCAACGGTTCCCCGATCAGCAGGTCTGCGTCTACGGCATCGACGCGTGTGCCAAGTGCCCGGACGACACAGAAATACTCTCGCCGCCACCAACGGAATGGGTTGAGGTACTGTGACCACGGGTTAAAACGTTTCATGGGTGAGTGCAACTACTACCTAAAGGCCCGTGGCTCATGAGGCCGTCGGGGTGGACAGGGGCAGGCCCAGTAGTGTGCGGACCATGCCCGCAACGCCGACCTTGTTGTATGCCCATTGGAAGACGGCAACGTACTGGTGGAGGTAGTGCTTGCTGATCCCGCGGAACGGTCGCAGGAACGTGCGGAGGGCCGCCCACAGGCCCTCGAGCGTGTTATCGTGGACCTCGCGGATCCCGTCCCCGTCGTCATCCCGAGCCCACTCCCGTTGGCCCGGGGTGTGGTTCACCGTGGCATGCCCGCGGCCCTCCGCGGACAGCCGCGCGTACCCCGACCACTCATCCGTGTATACGGTCGCGCCATCATCGGCATGTTCGGTCACGACCGCGATCAGGGTCTCCTGGTCCGTTCGTTCGACGACCTCCAGGACGATGGCCCCGGTGTCCCGGCTCACCACCCCGACCACCGGCGGGCGGTCGTTGGCGAAGTTCCCGTGCCCGCGCCGCTTGTTGGCCCGGCGTCGGGGCGGGTCGTCCGGGTTCGGGTGCCGGACCCCTTTTTTCCCCCGCATTCTGGAACATCTCGTCCGCTTCGGTCTCCGAGCCGGGGATCGCGCCGACCTGCGTGGCGGCTCCCGCGGCGCGTTCCTGGAACCGGTGCCGCAGATCCAGCAGGTGCATCCGATCGCACCCCAGTTCTCGCGCCAGTTGAGCGGTCGGGGTTCCTTGCGCGAACCCGCGGAAGATCAGAACCCACTGGGCCGGGGGCCGACGGGTGCCGTGGAGCGGGGTTCCGGTGTACGCATTGAACACCCGACCGCAATGGGTGCATCGGTAGTCCAGGACCGGTGCCCGATGCCGGGCCTGAACCCCCATCCCATCGGACCGGTGGCACCGCGGGCACGACAGACCGTCGGGGTGCAGCAAATCGACCAGATACCGGTAGCACGCGCCTGGGTCCATCAGGTCCACGATCGGGAAGTCCATCTCCCGGCCTCCAAAACCACGGCTACCCAACACCGGCGTACTCTAACGCTCGACCGGGGAATGGGAAAAGACCAGTTCCACCCCGACGGCCTCATGAGCCAAGGCCCGTTTCGCCACCGACGAGGAGGCCCGCGCCGCGTTGCCGCGGCTGACGGCGCTGCTCGTCGAAGGAGAACAAGCTTACCAATTCTGGCAGGCCGCTCGAACGCACCGGGCCCGGCAACCGGGGCAACGCGAAACGGAGCAGGCGCGCCAACAAGCGGTGACGCAGTTCTGGGCCGAGTTCTGTACACGGTTCCCGCTCGTGTGCGATTACCTTGGCGCGTTGAAGGGAGCCGAAGACTGGAACAACGGCCTTGCCGGGCAATTGGGCATGCTCGTAGATCCGATCCGCGAGTGCCAGTGGCTCCCGAGTGCTACACTCGTCTGCATTGGCGCCCAACTGTACTTGCAGTTGAACGGAATCTGGCACGCGAGCGAGATGGGGCGCCTCGAAGCGTTCTGTGAAGGCGCACTCGGTGCGTCCGCGGCCGCCAGTGTATCCGAAGAGGACTTCGATCGAGACGAAGAGAACGGAGCGGATTTCGATCCCTTCGAGTTGTTCGATGTCTGACACCCGCGCTGCACCGAAGCAGCGCGAAGCACATCTGTGGGCACAATCTCGATGGTGATCGCCGAAACGGATTCGCGGTTCGAGGTGCGGCCGTCCGGGGTGCCCGGCGCGGGGGCGGGCCTGTTCGCGCGCGTCGATCTGCCGGCCGGGGCCGAACTGGAAGTCGTGGGCGTTCTCGTCGAGCGCGACTCGCCGCCCGATTTCTGCTCGCACTTCGCCGACTGTCACAAGTTCCGGGTCGGGGAGAAGTGGCTCCTTGTGCCGCTCGGGTTCGGCGGGATGGTGAACCACTCCGACGCGCCGAACACGACGCACCACGTCCGGGGCGACCGCGTGTTCCTTCGGACGCTCCGCCCGGTCGCGGCGGGTGAAGAACTGTTCCTCTGCTACGCGCCCGCCGCCCGCACCCGCATGGGTTTGATCTGACCCGCTCACGCGGCCCGCGGCTTCGCCTTCTTCGCCGCCGGCTGGTGCTTCCAGCGGCGGTGCAGCCAGAAGTACTGCTCCGGGTGCTGGCGGATCAGGCGCTCGAGCCCCGCGGTGTACCGCGCCGTGATCGCCCTCACCGCGTTCGGGTCGTTGGCGTACTCCCGCGGGTCGATCACGTCGGCCACCTTCACGGCGTAAAACATCGCGGCCAGCGGGCTGTGCGGGTCGTAGTCCGGGCGCTGCGGGTAGTCCGCGCGGCGCACCCGCGGGGTGCCGGTCACCAGGATCACCGCGTCGAACTCCATTGCCATCAGCGCGATCGCCTTGTGCGTACTCGCCGGGCGGCCGAAGAAGTCCACGAACACGCCGCGCTCGCCGGCGTCCTGGTCGGCGAGCGTCGCCACCTTCCCGCCCGCTCTCATCGCCGCGGTGAGCCGGTCGAAGTCGTCCTTCTTGGCGATGATCGTTTGCCCGGTGTACTGCCGGAACTGGAGGACAAACCGCTCGATGTACGGGTTGTCCAGCACCCGCGCGATGGCATAGGTACGGAACCCGAAGAGCCCCAGCGCGCACCCGATCATCTCCCAGTTGCCGAAGTGCGCGGTGACGGCGAGCACCGGCCGCTCGTCGAGCATCAGGGGGAGCATCCGGTCGCACTCCGGGAGGGCGAGGTGCTTGCGCCAGTTGCCGATGTGCAACTTGCGCGGCAGCCACAGCAACTCGACGATGACCCGGATCAGGTGGCGGAACATGCCCCGGACGATGCGGTCGGCGGCGCCGGGGTCGGCCGCGAGTTCGGGGAACGCGGCCCGCACGTTCTCCAGTGCGACCCGCCGCCGGCTCCTGACGAACGTGTACACGAACCACGCGACGCCGTCGGCGACCGCGTACGCGACGCGCGGCGTCGCCATCTGCGCGACCGCGAGGAGCGCCCGCACGGCGAGGTAGGCCGCGTAATCGGCGGTGCGGTTGCGGGGTTTCTTCGCCATCCGGGTCGCCCTCCACTGGCGGACCGGCGGATGGTATCGCAAACCGGCGGGGCGGTACAATGGCAGCCACCCCGCGGAGGAACCAACAATGGTCGGGCTTTACGTGAACGGCACGAAGGTCGGCACGCTCGCCGACGCCGAACGGCTCATCCCCGAACTGATCGGACAATCGAAGACGGTGGAACTGCGCGACGAGCCGACCGGTCGGCGCATCGGCACGTTCACTCCGGACGTTCTGTGCCCGTGGGAACCGGGCCTGACCCGTGAGGAGATCCAGCGGCGGATCGACGAACCCGGTGGCATGACGCTCGCGGAGTTCCGCAAGGGGTTGGGTAAGGCATGAATTCCACCGTCACCTGGACCCGCGCAGCCTTGCGGCAATTTCTCGATTTGTGGACGACCGCGACCGACCCCGACGCGGTCGACGCCGCGGCACTCAGAATCGACCAGACGCTTTCGGCCGACGCCCACCAACAGGGTGAGAGTCGAACGGATCCGGTCCGTATCCTGTTCGACTCGCCTCTTGCAGTCCTATTCGTTGCCGACGTCGATGTTGCGGTCGCATACGTCGTGTCGGTCGGTTGGTCCGGTGCGACCGCATGAGCGTCCGCGCTTCAACTCGAGCGGGCTACGCGCCGCCCTCGCCAGCCGGCCCGTCGGCCATGAGTTCGGAAAGAACCTGCGCCGGGTTGCTCAGGAACCCGCGGGTGAGCCTGTAGTGCTCGGTCTCCGTGTACGGCACCGCCCGGACGCCGTCGGCGCCGAACACGTACAGCAGCGCGTCCGGGTAGGCCATGATGATGGGAGAGTGGGTGGCGATGACGAACTGCGAGCCGCGCTTGCAGAAGTCGTGCAGGACGGCCAGGAACTCGATTTGCCGCCGCGGCGAGAGCGCCGCCTCGGGTTCGTCCATCAGGTACAGTCCGTTCCCGCCGAACCGGTTCTTGAACAGTGCGAAGAACGATTCCCCGTGGGACTGCTCGTGGAGCGACTGCCTGCCGTACGAGTCGATGAGCGGCGGCGTGTAGACCCTGGGATCTCGCTCCCGGTCCAGGCGCTCGATCTCGGTCGCCACGTTGAAGTAGCTCTCGGCACGTAGAAAGTAGCTGTCCCCCGGCGTACCGAAGGTCTTGGCGAGCCGCAGGCAGCCGTCGAGGGCCGAATGAGAGGCGCGGGTCGCGAAATGGAAGTTCCGGCTGCCGCCCTCGGGATTCAAATCGTAGAGGACGGCGAGCGCTTCCAGTAGGGTCGACTTCCCCGCGCCGTTCTCCCCGACGAAGAACGTCACCTTCGGGTGAAACGCCAGCGTGTCGAGGTTCCGGACGGCCGGCAGGTTGAACGGATAGCGGTCCGGCGTGGTGACCCGCTCGCGGAGCAACTGCACGCGAAGGATGTACGGGCCGGGGGTCGATTTCGCCTTCTTGCGCGCCATTCGCCGTCCCTGGTCTGTGTTCGTGCCAACGGCCCTGGCTGATGAAAGAGCCTACCGAGGGTCTGGTCGTTATTTTAGCTCAACCGTTCGGCCGGTGCGGGCGCTCTCGTAGATCGCGCAAATCACATCGACGGCGCGTTTTCCCTCGCGGCCGTCCACCCTGGGCGCGCGGTTTTCATGCACCGCCGCCACGAAGTCCGCGAGTTGCCGCCGGTGCCCCTCGTGGCTGATCGCTTTCGGGTCGGCCGCCCCGCCCGTCTTCGTGGGGGGAACCTCCCGCAGGTTCCCCCCAAGCCCCGCTCCCGTTGAGCCCACCTTCGCCGCGAAGCGCTCCTTCACCTGCGCGTCGTCCGGGGTCGCGGGCTCGAAGTCCCACCGCAGCACGTCGTCCTGCTCGATCACCGCCGAGCCGCGGTCGCCGTGGACGGCGATCGTCTTCGGGTAGCCGGGGTGAACACTCGTCGTCGCCTGGATCACCCCGAGCGCGCCGCTCTTGAAGCGGATCACCGCGACCGCCGTGTCTTCCACCTCGATGCGCTCGTGGGCCAGAGTCGCGGTGAACCCGCTGACGTGGGTGGCGTCGCCCATCATCCAGAGCAGCAGATCGACGTTGTGGATGGCCTGGTTCATGAGCGCGCCGCCGCCGTCGAGCGCCTGCGTGCCCTTCCACCCGCCCTCATCGTAGTACTTCTGCGTGCGCCACCACTTGCAGGTGGTTTCGCCCAGGGTGAGCCGGCCGAACTTCCCGGCCTCCACGGCGGCCTTGAGGGCGTTGTTCGCGTCGCCGAAGCGGGACGGGAAAATGGTGCAGAGCTTCACGCCCGCGCGGTCGCAGGCGTCGATGATGGCCTGGCACCGCGGGCCGGTGATTTCGAGCGGCTTCTCGACGACGACGTGCTTACCGGCCGCCGCGGCGACGAGCGCCGGCTCGCGGTGCGCCCCGCTGGGCGTGGTGATGATGACCGCACCGACGCCGGGCGCCCGCACGGCGTCCTCAACGGAGTGAAACACCGGGCACGGCGGCAGTTGCGTGTCTTTCAGTAGGTGGGACGCGCTCTCCGCTGTGCGGCTGACGAGGGCCGCGACCCGCGCACCGGGGATCTCCTGGATCGCTTTGGC from the Frigoriglobus tundricola genome contains:
- a CDS encoding AAA family ATPase, whose translation is MARKKAKSTPGPYILRVQLLRERVTTPDRYPFNLPAVRNLDTLAFHPKVTFFVGENGAGKSTLLEALAVLYDLNPEGGSRNFHFATRASHSALDGCLRLAKTFGTPGDSYFLRAESYFNVATEIERLDRERDPRVYTPPLIDSYGRQSLHEQSHGESFFALFKNRFGGNGLYLMDEPEAALSPRRQIEFLAVLHDFCKRGSQFVIATHSPIIMAYPDALLYVFGADGVRAVPYTETEHYRLTRGFLSNPAQVLSELMADGPAGEGGA
- a CDS encoding tetratricopeptide repeat protein, which translates into the protein MELRSRAAWVEAKRGDRARAIALMRQLVTEHPQFVTGWRQLAAWYDTTGRHRECLDAAEHFVALEPGHPLAYVYRGEARRGVADRRGALADFQKAFDLDPTFEAAGINLITEQLATGDVSGAALTLAALQEHASGPLVALRAVQVACRQTDFETAMARFRLLAADPEASRDTLREAMHALDAEGWAARLNDELKGLAFAPDAGPDLAALWADRAVADGSAEAVSDRVPELLAQNPAAGREVVLAYLWALAESGKPVQAVVQKHSDLLRADDAAWARTGAALVLAGHHALASAWLAEWRDRGRVDPWMLRPLVVAYRTLDQDERAVEVCRAAVRLGGPEEVLADFRAWLALDLALSGQAAEAEAHGAKIDTVTAPDGTRLVLAMAEAVVMVRRAGPGASRARSRRPRST
- a CDS encoding lysophospholipid acyltransferase family protein, whose product is MAKKPRNRTADYAAYLAVRALLAVAQMATPRVAYAVADGVAWFVYTFVRSRRRVALENVRAAFPELAADPGAADRIVRGMFRHLIRVIVELLWLPRKLHIGNWRKHLALPECDRMLPLMLDERPVLAVTAHFGNWEMIGCALGLFGFRTYAIARVLDNPYIERFVLQFRQYTGQTIIAKKDDFDRLTAAMRAGGKVATLADQDAGERGVFVDFFGRPASTHKAIALMAMEFDAVILVTGTPRVRRADYPQRPDYDPHSPLAAMFYAVKVADVIDPREYANDPNAVRAITARYTAGLERLIRQHPEQYFWLHRRWKHQPAAKKAKPRAA
- a CDS encoding Gfo/Idh/MocA family protein, translated to MPEPLGFALVGCGMIARFHAKAIQEIPGARVAALVSRTAESASHLLKDTQLPPCPVFHSVEDAVRAPGVGAVIITTPSGAHREPALVAAAAGKHVVVEKPLEITGPRCQAIIDACDRAGVKLCTIFPSRFGDANNALKAAVEAGKFGRLTLGETTCKWWRTQKYYDEGGWKGTQALDGGGALMNQAIHNVDLLLWMMGDATHVSGFTATLAHERIEVEDTAVAVIRFKSGALGVIQATTSVHPGYPKTIAVHGDRGSAVIEQDDVLRWDFEPATPDDAQVKERFAAKVGSTGAGLGGNLREVPPTKTGGAADPKAISHEGHRRQLADFVAAVHENRAPRVDGREGKRAVDVICAIYESARTGRTVELK
- a CDS encoding IS1595 family transposase, which gives rise to MRGKKGVRHPNPDDPPRRRANKRRGHGNFANDRPPVVGVVSRDTGAIVLEVVERTDQETLIAVVTEHADDGATVYTDEWSGYARLSAEGRGHATVNHTPGQREWARDDDGDGIREVHDNTLEGLWAALRTFLRPFRGISKHYLHQYVAVFQWAYNKVGVAGMVRTLLGLPLSTPTAS
- a CDS encoding SET domain-containing protein-lysine N-methyltransferase, producing MGTISMVIAETDSRFEVRPSGVPGAGAGLFARVDLPAGAELEVVGVLVERDSPPDFCSHFADCHKFRVGEKWLLVPLGFGGMVNHSDAPNTTHHVRGDRVFLRTLRPVAAGEELFLCYAPAARTRMGLI